AAGGAAATAGCGGGTGCTCCGATGTCCATAGCCTGGCCAATGATCCACGACACGTGCGATGAATACGTTCTAGATAGCCAATTCGGACTGACACAGTTATGTAATCCGAGGGCATAGAGCCCCAGTTGAAACGCACACATGTGTAATCCTCGATGGGGTCCTTGATGATTCTGGTTCGTGGAAGCTTGTGTGAACAATGACGTTGACGACGTTCCACCTGCTTTAGTTAGCACATTCTTGGCCAATTCAAACATGAAGTGTGCACTGGCCTCAGACGGTTGATTAGGAATCGAGGGATACGCACGTTTACCTTTGTAGCGCGAGTCTTTAGAACGCGTGGTCGTTGTTGATACTGATCCAGCTACACTGCCAGGAGGCCCGGACATGATTGGCTGTGTGTTTGAAGGACCCGGTGCTGGTCCGGCAGGTATTGGCTGTGGTTGACCCAAACTGAGAGCTCCAATACCAATCTCCATTTCAGCACTAGTGCTACTTTGGGGCCGACTGTTTGCCATGAAATCGTTCTGAGGCAAACCGGGATGATGTGGTTGCTGTAGATCTCCGGTTGCATAGAGCTGCTGAGTGCTGGTTTCGTACTCTTCCATTCGTAGCTGTGAAGTCTGACTGCGAGTCGGTGGATTGTTTGAATAATACGAGGGCAGTAGTGGCGTTTTTATCAGAGAATGGATTTCTCTATCCAACAGTTTTTCCATAACACGACATATTTTCCTCGGTTCGTCTTTGTAATATGAAAGCAGTGTTAACGCAAGATCTCCACGCTGCCGTCGTGTTCCTTCGCAAAGAAGAGGATGCTCTGCTTCAGATACGTTGGCTTTCAACCCTAAGGCTGCTACAGCTGCTTCAAAACCAAGATTTTCGTCGGTTGGTAGCCTAAAGGATTGGCTCATAACCTTCATACGATTCTCCCTTCCAATTATACTAGGAATTACCAAAGcgtcaaaaataaaactcgcTAGCATGATGGGTAGTAAAGCTTCTCCGCGTGATTTCAGTGATCCATCTCTGAGAGCTTCAGCTCTGTCTCGAATTATTTTCAACTCAGCGTGACCAAGCGGGATACGCTTTAACAAGGCCAACAAATCTGACTCCTGATTAGCGAGTTTAACCTCCAAAGGTTTTGTACTTGCTGGCGGACGTGACATTTCCAATCCATACAAGCAAACTCGAAACGCTAGATGATAGTGTTCCGAGTTTTCCGCTAGCACAGTACAAAGGAATGCACACTTTGCCAATGTAGCAGATGCTAGAACACTGAGTTGATGAGAAATCGGATTGATGTTGTGCTTTTTACCCTTCTTTTTCGGCGGAGGGGGTAATTCGATCATCAAATTCGGAGGATTTGCCAGCATTTCCTCCGCCAGACGAACACCTAATGTACAGGCCTCTCTGCCGTGACCGTGAGCATGGAGACCCTCTGCTCGGGCGAACAGGATATCCCAAGCATCTTCCGTAGGTTTGAGGTTAGAGAAAACTTGCTGGGGCTGTTGTTTTGGTTCTAACGGTTGCCGTTGTCTCTGCTGCATTTCCTGCTGTTGTTGTGCTTGTGCTTGCTTTGAATCATAGTAGTACATGTTGTATTCATCCATGTTCTGTTGGCTGTCGGAGCTTGAAAGACTTTCGTCTTTCGAGGGTCTTCGCAGGTTGCGTTCCGATTCGGGCGATATGTCCTTGGTGGAAACAGAATGTTGTTTACCAGAGTTTTCATTCGATTGGGATCTGTTTGGACTTTTTCGATTCACATCCACTGGAATGACCTTTGTTGCGGTAGTAGCTGTTGATGGAGAGGACGAATACGGAGAACTGGAAGTTCCCGGCAGAGTATCCTGATTGTAAATCTCGAATAGCTTAATATTACCGGAGATTTCATAATTATTCATATCATtcaaaatgctattagcatcactACTATCTGATGGTTCATTATTACCAGATTTCGCCGCACTCTCCTCTAAACTCGACGAGGAGCTATTCGAGTCACTTACGATCTCATCTTTCTTGATAGGTCCGGGACCTGGCAAATCGTCCGTCACATTTACATCGTCATCGTTTTCACAAAATCCTTCACTACTGACGCTGGATCTGTTTCCTCCTGTATTGCCATTTCCGGCAGTTGTCGCAAGATGGTGGTCAATTTTCGAAGAACCTGCGGTTGCTTCTTTAAACCGATCGGGGACGCTGTCGCTGCTACTGTTACTGGAACCGTAGCAACGATCCCGATGGCGATAATCTCGCCGATGATGAGACTTGACTTGGGAAttgctactactactacttgCAATTGCGATTCCGTTATTCGTATTGGCAACAATTGTTGCACTGCCAGATGCTCCTCCGACGCCGGAACTCGACGAGGTGGATGCAACTGCTGTGCTACTGCTATGGTTTGCACCATGAccatgatgatggtgatgatgatgactgAAATGGTGATGATGAGGCATCTGCTGAAATTGCTTTACGTTATTTTGCAAAATTGCCTGGCTCGAGTTCACAAGTCCGGGGCAGGATTCAGCTTTCGACTCACTGTTCTGCTTGAAACATGTAAATGGACAATGATACATTGGGTTCGTGTCCTGTGTGTGCGTTATGCCTTCTATAGGATAATCTTCCCAGTCCAGATAACAAGCTTCTATTGCCGGTTTGAATCCGGCAAATAATTCGGCGTCGTTTCTTAAGTTCTGTTGTTGCTTGCTACTGTGCGAAGAAGAAGCCACCATGTTTTTCGCTACCCTGTCCAGAATCTTCAAATGCCATGTTGTAAACTGTGCATGTAGCATATCTCTCTCGTCCGGTGCCAATCCAGGATTCAACGAAGCCAGTCTCCACAACACAACAATTTCATCACACAGCGAAGCGCATGCATGTTGTGTAGCATTCGAATTCGAATGAGTGTTACTATGTTTACCTCCACCATGTCCATTAGACCCTACCAATAGGGCAAGCTTGATGTTGAACCACCACACTAATATTTGATCGCATGCCATGACCTCTTCCGTAATGACCTCTAGTAATCGCACTGCATTTCTGTCACAGCGTCGGTACATCTCTCGTACAATTGACAGCAAATTCCACATTCCTTCCGGTTCCCTTCCTCTCAGAGGACGAAGTAAGGAACTCCATTCGGCGGCCGCCGGCGGAGCCGAGTTGGTCAAGTAATTCACATCACTGAATACCATAGGCGTCGGTAGACAGAACTTGATCAGAATTTTCTTGATGTTGTCGTGGAGAGTCTTATCATCTAGATACCAATTAGTTTGATCATTGACCGAGGCACCAGCCGTCGGATCTGGTGCTCCACATACTGTGTTAATGGTAGTCGGCTGCGAACTGAGCAACTCATCCAGTAAACGTTGTGCAATCGGTAGAATTTGCTGAGACAGTTCGCTTATAAGATACTGAGCAAATTTTTGCAGTTGATCGCGCTGCAATCGTGATAGAGACTCCGAAACGGGAGCGCGCAAGCTAACTTTTGTCGGCTGCAAATATAACCAGGAATCAGACAAATctgaacagttcaatcaatactGCAGTATACTTACACAATGAATTCTATGAAGGCAAACAGCTACTACGTGTGAGCACCAGTACGCGGCGGGCACACAAGTACAACTACAGGAAGAAATCCTTCGTCGGTCGAAGGTTACAGCTACATTGAATTGATTTCGTGGTTGGGTCACGACAACGGTGGCTGAAAGATGGAATCCTATCTGAAGTGGATCTTTCACTGCTCGGTTCTTGAACAGCTGTTCGCCTCGATGAAACTCATCGGCCGAACTGTTTGCCAAACAGGAGTATAACCGGATATCTTCTTCGTTATCCGGAAAGCTCCAAAAAGCGATTCGTAGCTGCAACTGTTCCGGAACTGGCGGGTACACATGCTCTACCAGCTCAAATGGGATGTACGATGCGACACAGCGTGCCGCCAGTTCTGTCAAAGTAGTCACATCTGCGGAATAGAAATGTAGATTTACATTCGATTAAACTTTGTCTACAGATGGAAGATTTAAGGGACGATTGATCATACAATAGATTCATTTCGGTGAGATCTAAAGACTGTAACATTTGGTGCAACTAGTTAGTAAACGTTGTGCAATCGGTAGAAGTAGAATTTACATTCCGTTTGAAttgatttatatatatatatatatatatatatatatatatatatatatatatatatatatatatatatatatatatatatatatatatatatatatatatatatatatatatatatatatatatatatatatatatacatatatatacatatatatatatatatatatatatatatatatatatatatatatatatatatatatatatatatatatatatatatatatatatatatatatatatatatatatatatatatatatatatatatatatatatatatatatatatatatatatatatatatatatatatatggggtggcaagtgaattgccgatttcaatttcccggttttttccgGTTTTTCTCGGTTGgcgagataaaaattcccggtttttggaaAAGGTTCATCGTCTCTATTTAGATTGTTTAAATAGTCCTTTAATTCAAGCTTTAAACAGCTTTCCCTGGTTTGAAAAAGAACATTATAATATGCCCGCTCATTGAGGATTAAAGTACTTTTCGGGCATCTCGAATTATAAATAGGAAATATTCACTATTACTATTGCATATAAGTAAAGCATAAAGCCTTTTTCTAGTCATCTAGGGAttttggttacacgtaaccgatATCTTCTGAGCGCAAAGGACTGTTTTTACGGCCATGGTACAACAAATTGTCACATGGACATATGCTGTGtaacgactcagtatgttccggtttcaagatgctcggatgcaccactaaacttacTGACTTcgcgagtgaacgtttcaacaatatcctatattgaagaccCGAGAAGTCTTGATTCAAAGCTCTTATTTGACGAaacagaagaaaaatttgcaatactatcgcgtaaagaataaaaacttccctatttttttaaatgaaattacgtgatacaaaataagcgAGTGAATAGAATTtggacaaaatatttgaatcatTGCAttaacatattctaaacagttgttataaaatcattttaaatcaccaaataaaggtcaacagatttcacgcgcgttttgattctgtattatttccgctttattattttaattatttattaaaattattaattggttatattggttgatctgggcagccggctaccgtgaaaaatattaatttattgtttgaaatattaatatcaagtgtttttactatgtattcattataccgatatatgttatctctgttgttaactttgtaatatcaacggatttgcgcaatagttgatttttatcgtttaatttaatatcctgaaagacaatcaacaaCATGTAAGAAGAAaacaacttttctccgaagctagacgaaaattgataggttgaatgaagagataattcagtaaaatagagtaatcagaagtgaaacattgaaaatatctgataactgaaagaaaaAGTCAACTCCAGCAATTGTCGTCTttcacgacatggaagcaggaacccaatggatctattcttggttcattttttccgccggattccacacggcatctaggcaggTACTATCCGgtgagagctaataggtactatcaatcttctaGCGGACCCCAGCCCCTCGCTTGCAAGCACGTCTGTTTAAAGAAAAATACCCTCAGATGCATTGCCATTATGTCATctcttcaaaaacatcattttttctaatgtatctgTTAGTCAATGAACAATTGGTACATCTGTCATGTCATTCCATTTTTGAAAGGCAGCATTTTTACGATTCCAATACGTTGATGAACTGTAAAACCGCAAATGATAGCTGTAAAAACGCACAAGATATCTAAATGTTGGGCACCTCTCgtggagtaatcagaaaaataatcagaaagtacgagttcttcacgatgttttttttccaatagcCCAACTAATTCATCTTCTATGTataataaatccttctacaattgatctaatTCTAGAAGATCAAtgtaacatttgtagtgaactgacTTTTATTCAGATCAGCTaccaataacattcagggtttcaaataaagcatatataaaaatgcagagatcattctttgtaatcgcatcacgttagaacggatggacggatttacatgattctttttttgtttgatcagttttcacccccaccgggttcgtacatcaaaaaaattaggaaaacttgccggaaaagtgggaaaaatccataaagttgttttgtatggacaatggaattttccattgaaaaagtcttctatgcttgctagattgattgatgtttggcgcgcaacaaaATGTTCAGTATTTCgctgttgaagaaaagaatactagatcgttgggaAATCGTTTGACGCGCAACGAGCAGTTTTGGGTTGAGACTTGCATGTTTGATCCATgcgattcgtcatttcgagccacttgCTTAATTGGATACCAAAATTATTGTTTGCCAAATGACTTAATCGTGGAACGCATATGACTGGTCTTGCTATATCGTAAGCAGGATAAAAcattctgatatcgtttaccagtagattcattgtgtgcaatgtaaacagttatgtcgttttcgtttttaaattgcactacactggtgtagcgaaagctgcactgaaaccgttcgtttttaccaattgtattacaccagtgctacactttttctgcaccgataccactggtgtagcactcatcaaaagtttggtgtagctctgtgaaatggaatcgtttattgtagtcaatggttactgtttatgttttcgtcatttttgttcgtttattcatgcctcagtgtagcactgcaccggtgtagtgcaaattaaaaacgaaaacgccattagatgaATAATGTTGTCCATCGTGGgcttgagttgaacaaatcaaattatagaacgattcattatacgaatcaatgataggattctgctgttgaaataatgaggtaAAAAAGTTCGTTCAGTCGTTTCGGGTACATTTTCAAGGATGGATTACTAGAAAGCTGACTGCTTATGATGCTATTCattacatttgtaagctgcttaagccaaatcattcaattttcatAACATTACATTACTTGACCAATTACCAAATGTAAATGTGGAGGAGAAATGTTTTATTCATTGGCTTGAACGATAAGgaaaatactggtataatcactcctcatgttcactccgctagaacagaaaaattgcacattttttcatataattttGTCTGATATTGTTCCACAGGACCGAACTCAACCATTCGTTAATTGTAGATCGAGTACTAAGCAAAACGATGTGGTGACTCGACTAATGAGACAACTATTGATACAATCATTAAACGAATTCAGAGTTCATGTAAAGGTAATGAACACAAGAATAGACAGAAGAATGTTTAATTTTATCGGTAAATTGTTAATTGAAAATTAATCCTGTAATTgtcatgctacgaacattcatcaaatacgactaagtaatatcatCAGACTAGCGATGAATCAGTTGGTGGAAAATCGCTCCAAACAATTTTATCCGATATTCCCAAGGATTTACTATTAAATTTTTTAACGTCTTCAGTCTACAATTAAGCCTTAACTTGTAATGACAAACAAGTCGCGAAGgcagcttttggaaatttgcagAATCATCAATTTAATGTATTCATCCTGATCAGTTCTGCTCCACGCTTCATGTCGAAaccattagtttgagagagatctaccatctctgttcaatgcactgactcaaaggatgagatgaccggtgtatttgtttcatttttgcgtaacaaaagcttttaacatgtTCACAATAATTTTTGATGACCTTCGGGCCGAGGTTAATATGTTAAATGttaatttgtcgtaattcgtttattgtaagccaagtaatcagtaaaataataacGTTTGACAGTTCTGCTGTTCGAAAAGATAGattcaaaaacataatttcagACGAGACGAatttcgacgggtcagctagttatttATATATTCTATCACCTTAGAACTAATCGGCTAGGTTACAGATTTCATATCGAAAGCAATGTAAACCCTGAATTTTTTTAGCGATATCGACACAGACATACATAATTTAAATATttaagttttgacattacattccttttgtggaatttggcctctgtttcaacagacttcgcagcggaTTCTTAgcctacagaatcattgcatggctagtactacgatcctactgacactatgaatccttccaggtcggggatcgaacatatgacaactggcattCAAGACCAGCACCGTATGCATTGGACCGCCAACCCATTATTGAAATTAGGTGATTATCTGTTCCAAAAGCtctaactaaattcagttctacTTCGTATACATCAATATCAATGTTCTTGTGgtcctactatggaatagttgaggacctttaaaaaaaattaacctaGGTTCACTGAACATATCATTCCATattctaaatctttctaagattctatGCTGGTCCacagaaaccagtttcagctctcaaagaaggaaCTCAAATAATCCCTGCAAACGGTGTATAAGATCAAAGTCGACAACTTTTCCAATTTTGTGAGTCTTACTGACATCTCACAGAAATTTGAGCATAACACAAGtaacaactaagaaagctctgaACGGGAATCAGAACAATTTGGCAATTTCTCctcgatatttggagatttgtaccTTCAAtctcgctcaaacgcaaaaatGGGTATCGTCTCCTACTTTTCACTTGTTGAAAAACATtcattacgctaacaactgttaTTCATATTTGGgctagttattttttttttggtttttcactaaaattacCGGCTTTCCCGgtgaaaccaaattcccgactttttcccggtcacttgtcaCCCTGCACTTACTGCCTTTATTCCGGTCACACGAAGGTGACACTCTGGTTTGGTTGGTTTTGGCATTGTGCCATAACGTGAAACCGGTGATATAGCGCTACGAAGCGAACGATGTTGTCTTTGCGCCGAAGGAGGCAAAACCTCCAAACTCGCTAGAAAATTGCCCAATAGAAATATTAGGGGCAATTATGAAATTCCAGGAAACAGAGAAGGTCTCCAGATACGTCTAGAATTTGAAGAAAGAGTGTACGAAAGTGTGTAAGAGAAATGGCGCAAGTGAGGCACAGAATTTGATGGGTAATGTTAAGTACAATGTAAGAGCTTTTGGTATGTGAGTATGCTTCTAATTTCCTCGAAGATAAACATAGATCCATTAAAAAGGTCAttcagtcccataggttgctatcgaAATTAATCTGGATTCAACTTTATGAATTGTTGATTGCGACTGATTATAATGTCCATTTGATGATGAATCGGAGCCGGCATTCCTGAGAAATTGAAGTCAGTTTCATTTTTCAGATTTCGACCACTTTTTCCGGTAACGGAATCCGGATACTGCCAACCTTGGACAAGTAAAGTTACTTCCGGTTTTGCCTTTAAATTCCTTTTTTCTGGTAGAacaattttttctaatttttccggGATTTTCTGTCGGAAGAAATACGCTTCACTGTGCAGTGGTTGAAAATCGGTGTCAGAATAACCTCTTCAAACAATTGTAGAATTGTTCGTTTTGTCACGTTTCTGAAGGAGACTTTCGGAATTTCAGCTGGACATGAAGAAAGTGCTACAATTGTTTGAATGAAGTATGACTCCTATCAAAGTTTGCCCAaaaaaccgatattttttttgtgtgcacGCTCAAATACGACgtttaaatttcgtttaatCCGCACCCATATCTCAAAATTTCTAACAAAAAGATTCTCATGTATCAATTGGATACATGGCAAATTCACTCCAAAAACAATAggataagatttttttcaaactgtgtTCAGTCAGAATATATGCTTGTCTGTTCTGCGTATATAGAATTTGATACATTTATATGGATAGGTTCTATTTGATTTCATAATGGGCTGAGTGTAATAAATGAACCAAATGCATTGAATACAGATAcgttcaacatatttttttcaaatatattttcaaaccttaaagtttacaagtgttttttttgtaacaGTGAAAcatgatgacgaattttcacccatTGAAATATCGAGATAATCGAAAAGGAGAAGTTTCCtgtgatatttcgatgctgaactCCACTGCGCTTCAGTTCGATACCGAAATGATTCGTGCTAGATTTGATtgttatattttcatcaataaaaaatctcTTCGATGCACGTAaggtggtcaatatgaacaaccatttttttctacattccaaatagtgattatagcgtcgaaaagctgttttaattccagttgGTTAATTACATTGCATTGGATTTAGACGCAGCGTTCGAAATCCCACAGCGGTAACCtgcgctcctattacttctgCGTTTTGCAAAGCAGTGacattttgatttgaattttgattttatcgcgaatatttttttgtttcgattatagagcttttaaccttaaggtcataggTCATTCGCTTCTTGGGTCCAAAATTTTTCTGACTCTATGTTCGGGGTTAGGCATCGACTAACACGCCACGGTCTACCCGTCTCTAGGTTATAAAAAATGCACTGTGTTTAGTGACTAATAACCCaactaaaaactgtttttttcttaaaaattcgTTACTTTaggtattttttattcaattgtttagaacaatttttttattcaattgtttAGAACAATTGAATAAGAACATTTCTTTTTGCCCCGCTTTTCCCCATGTAGTCtttttagcggtttatgttgaactgctgggtGGTCTAGCAATTCAACAAAAACTgtaatgcactgacgagtccagGACGAAACATAACATATATACAGGGGACCTTAAACGAGGACCAATAATGTTATTATTACCGAGTaaaatcatttttaatgaaTGCGTAAGGACAGCAGTGACAAAATTTCCATACAAAATGAGAATGTCATTACCTATTTgaccattaaaaatgacattattggTCATCACATAAAGTTCCTTTATTAAGTTAACTATGGGCTAAAATAAGTTGATAGAGACAGAAGTACCACATATTACCATTGAATCGAAGATGATTACATTTAAAACAAGTATATATTTGAAGCACGTTTGGAATTATTTCcatgaaaaaaagttctagTTTAAGAAGTTTAGTTTCGCTTAATAACTCACCTCCGTCGGATGTCCTCCGATTGCCGTTGGCACCGAATGTGTTCAATGTACCAGCTGGTTTCTTCCAACCACGCCAGTTATTACAAACGCTTTCCGGCTCTGAGCTCCAACTGCATAACGAGTCCTCCTCGAAACGGTCGGAATCTTCGAAACTGAACCGATCGCATTCCTCATTATTTGCGCTCTGATTATTCTGATTCTGGGTGTTGatattgttgctgttgttgttgttgttgttgttgctgctgctaccACTAGGGCCATTATTGTTGACGTTCCATTCCTGCGGACCACAGGCTGCTGCTTCCGGTGGACCATTTTGATTGTTGGCCCTTCCGCTAGCCGCTTCGTGATTGTTACTTGGCTGTTCCTGTTGTTGCGCTTGCTCCCGCTGTGGTGGCCTCTCAGGGCCACCCCCAGCAGTGTTCGAATTGTTTGCCAGCTTCGTCTAGTCTGATCGATAACTTTTCAACCACCACTAAAAAGAACAGACAGCTGCGATACACGCTGAAGATGGACACGCACAATCGATTTCACCTTTCTGAATCAggaaacttttcaaaatttcacttcTATTATAGCAACagatttatttctttttttcactAAAAGCACTCAaatattgaatattttccatCTACGGAAACTTACTTgaatcacttcaacaacaccacCAGCGAAAATAACTACACAATTTGACACAAAACAGCTGAAGCCAAACAGGTCCTTCAATCTAATAGCACATCACTAGGAAAAGGAAAAGAACaccatttagatttttttgatTCTTAAAATTCGATAGCCCTCACGGAATCACCCAGCGAAAAGAACCAGCGCTGCTAGTATTACTTATACGGATATGTTGCGTAAGCGAGTTTCATTATTTCGCAAAATTAAATGTAAGACATATTTCGAcaatgaaaataaattccatttataaGTGGAATATTTATCAAAATCATAGGATTGGACATTTGTAATTAAATCTAGTTTCTAAATATACATATTGGATTTGGCGATATTACTACAATAAATACAACAAGTATAACTGGTAGCACTGGTCGACATCACCATTTTTTCATACGAGAAAATTGACCCTTCAGACAAAATAAGTGTTTCTTTAAACATCAAATTCTTCACTAAAACTAGCCAGATTAATTTTACTTGATGTTGTAAACTGCCCAACTCCACCATCCGCAAAGTTTTTGACCACTCCGATATGAAGTCTCTGACAAAATCGCAATTTTTTCACTCAGATCACCACTGCAATGAAAGCCCTAGCACAAGAGAACGACGATACGCGACAACAATAATGGCCGAGCGAACGATCAACCATCAGCAGTCTTTTCTTTGTCAATGAATTTTCACTCCCCTTGCTATTCATACAACAACGATTTTGAACGAAGCGATGACACTTAGTCGAGAGTTTGACGTTTTGATTCAAGACATCAGCAAAGAGGTAAGGAGAAAAAATTGAACATTAAAAatgatttgatttaaattacactaaagtttttgtttatgtGGGATACATGTAATTATAAATATGTTAAATTACTTCTTTGGTTTCCGAGTTGACACAAGTTTTCGAATGAAAAATATTGTAGGAAAATAATACGGTTCATTATTACAGTTTCAAGCCATTATCACGGTTTACCTTCCTGAATAATTCGGAACCATATCTTTACTTCCACAAGATGAGGATAAATTATTATTCCGCTCCATTTTCTCTTATTGTTctgaaaacgataaaacgacGTTTCGGGAGCTCTAATTGACCATTTCGATTACAGTCAGGCCAGATTTTCCAATATAGCAAATAACCTAACGTATCGTAAGTAACGTTAATCATGCAAAAATAGCAATTTTCTTGAACAGTTTTCacgaaaacaacaaaaaatggtTTGTTTATAATCCATTTTAGATTTACTCTCGTTCAATGAAACATTCCTACAGTTTCAATACCACATTATATATACACGTTTGTATACACTCTGATTTACAATTTCCATTCGAACCTTGCGTAGTATTGTTCTGTTATCGTTTTGTAGCAAAATACTGTTAGCAAGTTATTTGAGCGTGCTCATCCAACTGTTTCATCGACAGTGTCAAGAGGGATAGAAAAAAACCTTCATAAATGTTTTGCGTTGCTCTCGTTACATTTATTTAACGTTGATTCAAACTCTATCGGTGATCCTAGAGAAAACCTACCCCTTCATCCAATTAAGCCATAGCCGTATCCGAGTTAGTCATACAATTTTCCTCATAATATTTTCCACATTTGTGTCACTTTTTATAAAGTATAATACACAGTTGTTTATTGTACCGGTTTGTAACAAGTGAAAAGTTATTCTCGTGTATGATGCAGAGTTGGGACAAAATAGTATATTTTACCTGTTTGATGAACTATTAATT
This genomic window from Malaya genurostris strain Urasoe2022 chromosome 1, Malgen_1.1, whole genome shotgun sequence contains:
- the LOC131425366 gene encoding zinc finger SWIM domain-containing protein 8 homolog, coding for MVFSDVNYLTNSAPPAAAEWSSLLRPLRGREPEGMWNLLSIVREMYRRCDRNAVRLLEVITEEVMACDQILVWWFNIKLALLVGSNGHGGGKHSNTHSNSNATQHACASLCDEIVVLWRLASLNPGLAPDERDMLHAQFTTWHLKILDRVAKNMVASSSHSSKQQQNLRNDAELFAGFKPAIEACYLDWEDYPIEGITHTQDTNPMYHCPFTCFKQNSESKAESCPGLVNSSQAILQNNVKQFQQMPHHHHFSHHHHHHHGHGANHSSSTAVASTSSSSGVGGASGSATIVANTNNGIAIASSSSSNSQVKSHHRRDYRHRDRCYGSSNSSSDSVPDRFKEATAGSSKIDHHLATTAGNGNTGGNRSSVSSEGFCENDDDVNVTDDLPGPGPIKKDEIVSDSNSSSSSLEESAAKSGNNEPSDSSDANSILNDMNNYEISGNIKLFEIYNQDTLPGTSSSPYSSSPSTATTATKVIPVDVNRKSPNRSQSNENSGKQHSVSTKDISPESERNLRRPSKDESLSSSDSQQNMDEYNMYYYDSKQAQAQQQQEMQQRQRQPLEPKQQPQQVFSNLKPTEDAWDILFARAEGLHAHGHGREACTLGVRLAEEMLANPPNLMIELPPPPKKKGKKHNINPISHQLSVLASATLAKCAFLCTVLAENSEHYHLAFRVCLYGLEMSRPPASTKPLEVKLANQESDLLALLKRIPLGHAELKIIRDRAEALRDGSLKSRGEALLPIMLASFIFDALVIPSIIGRENRMKVMSQSFRLPTDENLGFEAAVAALGLKANVSEAEHPLLCEGTRRQRGDLALTLLSYYKDEPRKICRVMEKLLDREIHSLIKTPLLPSYYSNNPPTRSQTSQLRMEEYETSTQQLYATGDLQQPHHPGLPQNDFMANSRPQSSTSAEMEIGIGALSLGQPQPIPAGPAPGPSNTQPIMSGPPGSVAGSVSTTTTRSKDSRYKGKRAYPSIPNQPSEASAHFMFELAKNVLTKAGGTSSTSLFTQASTNQNHQGPHRGLHMCAFQLGLYALGLHNCVSPNWLSRTYSSHVSWIIGQAMDIGAPAISFLIDTWEGHLTPPEAAGMADRASSRGWDSNMVNPAAELALSVLPHAAALNPNEIQRAILQCKEQSDRMLERSCLTVENAAKGGGVYPEVLFQVARYWYELYLRNTPGGELELNEQHEYFSVNLMSLMDSSEMQQPQPPPPSNSSVVVSATPPQPYQQTVTTLAPIGLAPYGPYSFPCQGIYHQNLPYHANQMQMYISTPPQFQYPPPPPHTNPSQQPPGSYQPPLNAGYQPMQPHPAVPPQGYNPQQYPQVPVQVQVPPPQPNQQIQQNMQYYGPQAVPMQQPPQSQQPPPPRPQPGHGYPPYAVPPSTPPVRPRHPHQFTPTQLRYLLAAYNAGMLALETLARRVHDDRPQAKYARNPPYGEDVKWLLRISKRLGTQYLHQFCVCAVNSIVSPFVLHEVAIESANYLSRNNPGLVMQHLRTPLAPLMQKCQQMYIQCIHQKLYHLTVADYEEFTSTILSARNAFQITPEGTAQFKDWLQSIKRSKSCKKELWTQINAALNSK